In the Haloferax marinisediminis genome, AGGGACTGTCTGGAAATACTGCCACATCAGCCAGATGCAGAATGGGGCAGAGATCGCAGTCAATGCGAGTGTAAGCGCGAAGTGACTGTTGAGAAGTCCGAGCGTCGAGAACACGACGTACAGCGGAATCGCGAGCACAATTGGGCTGAACATGTACGAGAACAGCACCGCCCGTGCTGCGATTGATTTTCCAGTGAAGTCGAATCGAGTTAATCCATAGCCTGCGGCAACTGCGATCGAGGTCGACAGGATTGTCGACCCGAGTGTGACGATGAGACTATTGACGAAGTATCGGACTGTGTCGGTCGTCCCTAATAGCACGACGAAGTTACGGAGCGATGGCTGTGTCGGCAGCAGGTTCACCCGTCCACCGGCGAACGTCGACGCAGGTGACTGAATTGCGATAACCACCATAATGTACACTGGAATGATGGTGAATACCGAGATGAGCAGTGCCGTCAGGTAGACGGCGATTCGCTGGAGTCGCTTCTGGGTCTCGTGCGAGACGAGGCTGTTGGATTTTGATTTCGATGTTGCCATGTTATGCGACCTCCTTTTCGGGGGCGAACGCGCGGAAGTAGACCACTGCAACGACCGCGAGGAGGAAGAACATGATTCCGGCGAGGGCTGTCGCCATACCGAAGTTAACCTCACTGAACGCGATTTGGTAGACGCGAATCGGGAGTGTGGTCGTCTGTTTGAGTGGGCCTCCGTGGGTCGATAGGTAGATGATGTCGAACTTGTTGAACATCCAGATCCCTCGAACGAGGAGGATGATTAAGATCGCTCCACGGAGATGTGGGAACGTGATGTCGCGAAACGCTTGCCACGTGGTTGCCCCTTCGACTCGTGCCCGTTCATAGAGGTCAGGGTCGATTGCTTGCAGTCGAGCGAGCAAGATGAAAAACGCGAAACTCGCGAACTTCCAGACACTCGTGATGACGACGGCAGGCATCGCAAACTCGAGCGTCGAAAAGAACGCGATGGGTTTGTCGATTAGACCTGCTTCGACGAGGAACTGGTTCAGAATCCCGATGTTTGGATCCAAGATGAACTTCCACATGAAGATGACAACGAGCGTGGGTAGCAGGTATGGGAAGATCATCAACGTCCGCAGCGCGTCGCCACCACGGATGCGCTGGTTGATGACGAGCGCAAGTCCGAGCCCAATGACGAGACTCAGGGCCGTTGTCGAGACTGCGTAAACGATGCTGTTCCAGAGGAAGCCCCAGAACTCGCCGCTCCCGAGAAGCGAGATGTAGTTCCCGAGGCCGACGAACTCTGGGTTTCGAACCGGCGACGTGAACAGGCTCATCCCCAGCGCGTAAACGATTGGGATCACCCACACGACGAGGAAGAAGACGAGCATCGGGACGAAACACGCCGCTAGTAGGAGTGTCGTGCCGTCGAGTTCATGCTCACGAAGCGCACGTTGGGCTGCTGCCACCCGTGATTTGAGCGCCGTACTCATTGCAGTCCGCGAAGTTGCTCGGCCAACCAATCGACGGTCTCTTCGGGTGTGAGTCCGCCCACGAGAAGTTGGTCTGCCGCCTGTCCGAAGAGTTGTTCACCGTACGCGTCAGCCGCAACGATGTTTGGAGCACCGTCGTCACCGGTGGCAAGAACGGTCGTGAACGCGTCCCAGTTGTTTCGGACAAGCTCGATCACTTCTGGGTACTGCTGGATGACCTCGTTTTCGGTCACTTCGGGTGCGTCGAGTTGCTCTCTCGTCGGCGGGAACTGGAACAATGGTGCCGACAGGACGAAGTCGTAGAATCGAGACGACTGCGTGAAGAAGTCGACGAACGCCTGTGCACCTTCAGTGTTCTGTCCATCGTTTCGAACGAGGTGGCCTTCCATGTATGCCCACCACTTGTCTTGGTCGCCACCTTCTGGCACCGGGAACCCCATAGGACTGAGTTTTTCCACGAGGTCCGGTCGGTTCCCCTCGATCGTCAAGATTGGAAGCCCACCAACACTGGCTATGGCTGCGGCGTTTTCCTGCTGAAGGGCTCCAATAGCATCTCCCCATCCCCATCCAGAGCCGTTTGGAGAATGCTCTGCCATCGCCTGTACCCACTCGAACGTCTCGATTGCAGCCTCTCGATTTCCGTCGCCGTCGAGTGTAACCTCGATTCCATCGGACGGACCACTGTAGATATCGACATCGTTCTGCCAGAGATACTGCGTCATCTGGGTGTCTGCGTTGTTCGTCTGTCCAGACTGGATGACGTACCCCTCCATCGACTCGTTCGAAGACACATCACCCGCAGCCTCAACCCATTCACTCCACGAAGACGGTCGCTCAGTGTAGATGTCGTTTCGGTACCATGCCATCAGTGGCTCGACCATTGCGGCTGCGAAATACGAATCGCCACCGACGTTAACCGGATCTGGAAGGTCGTTATCCTGGACTGCACTCGTGACAGGAGCGAGGACTCCGTCTCGTTGGAGCCGGTATGCGTCTGTCGAGGTGTCGAACAGAAGGTCCGGGGGGTTGCCTGCTGCGACCATCTTCTGCATCTCTGCGTCGGATGAGGTACCCTTCGCTGTGTAAATCATCTCGACTGTGTATCCGGTCTCTTCTTCGAATTCGGCGATGATTTCGTCCATGACCTCCTTGGAGTCACCGCGGTCCGTCAGGTATCGAATCGGTTTGTTCGAACCACCAGAATCTCCCCCACCGAGGCAGCCTGCTGTTGCAACTGCTGCAGCACTCCCAACAGCCGTTAGGAATCCACGACGCGACGACCCTCGACCCTTCTCCGTCCGACCACCTTGCGATTGTTTCTCATCGTTCATGGTAATTGCGAACACATCTACTCTCCTATTGGTGACGGCAATGGTGCCTACCCCTGTTGGCTCTTTAAATAGAGATTACATACTCACTCAAGGTATATGCAGAATTTAAGGAATATAGGTAATCTGTGCAGACAAATCGTGTCGCACCCAGTGGTTTCTAACTGGGATTCGTCGGAGTGGAAGCGTCAGCTAGCGCATCTGTGAGCAGTTTCTTTTCGGCTCTTCGGAGGTGTTCTAACACCGTTGGACGGCTTAAATCAAATTCAGCGGCGATCATCTCGACACTGATTCCTCGTGGCCAATCGTAGTACCCCTGCTCAAGCGCATAGCCCACGACTTCTGCCTGCCGCTTCGAGAGTCGTGTTGATGGCCCAGAGAACGGCTTCAATTTCCGAAGTTCGACAGACCCGAGAGACCGAAGGCCGTTGATAATGGCTTTGAGGTCCGCCCGCCGAAAGACGACGACGTCGAAGACACGTGTTCTCCCGTAGAACTGGCTCATCTTCTGGAGCATGCCGTGATTCTCACGAATTATCGGAAGCGCGCCAGACGAACGTTTCGTAATCAGTAATTGGTCGTCCCCAACACGTTCGACGTCG is a window encoding:
- a CDS encoding carbohydrate ABC transporter permease, giving the protein MATSKSKSNSLVSHETQKRLQRIAVYLTALLISVFTIIPVYIMVVIAIQSPASTFAGGRVNLLPTQPSLRNFVVLLGTTDTVRYFVNSLIVTLGSTILSTSIAVAAGYGLTRFDFTGKSIAARAVLFSYMFSPIVLAIPLYVVFSTLGLLNSHFALTLALTAISAPFCIWLMWQYFQTVPIALEESAWVRGASRWRTVKDVVLPVARPGYISAAIFAFAVAWNDFTMARVVMSRDEMYTITVGASLFLDRVSIGWGETMAVSLLIALPPFLIALFLQRYLLQGFSVGGLE
- a CDS encoding ABC transporter substrate-binding protein, coding for MNDEKQSQGGRTEKGRGSSRRGFLTAVGSAAAVATAGCLGGGDSGGSNKPIRYLTDRGDSKEVMDEIIAEFEEETGYTVEMIYTAKGTSSDAEMQKMVAAGNPPDLLFDTSTDAYRLQRDGVLAPVTSAVQDNDLPDPVNVGGDSYFAAAMVEPLMAWYRNDIYTERPSSWSEWVEAAGDVSSNESMEGYVIQSGQTNNADTQMTQYLWQNDVDIYSGPSDGIEVTLDGDGNREAAIETFEWVQAMAEHSPNGSGWGWGDAIGALQQENAAAIASVGGLPILTIEGNRPDLVEKLSPMGFPVPEGGDQDKWWAYMEGHLVRNDGQNTEGAQAFVDFFTQSSRFYDFVLSAPLFQFPPTREQLDAPEVTENEVIQQYPEVIELVRNNWDAFTTVLATGDDGAPNIVAADAYGEQLFGQAADQLLVGGLTPEETVDWLAEQLRGLQ
- a CDS encoding helix-turn-helix domain-containing protein, with translation MLRATIVLELDEDYILSHVSEHANEPFVVTNCEVLGETDIRFVIDAGAERNEMAETLNASDVVRDVERVGDDQLLITKRSSGALPIIRENHGMLQKMSQFYGRTRVFDVVVFRRADLKAIINGLRSLGSVELRKLKPFSGPSTRLSKRQAEVVGYALEQGYYDWPRGISVEMIAAEFDLSRPTVLEHLRRAEKKLLTDALADASTPTNPS
- a CDS encoding carbohydrate ABC transporter permease; amino-acid sequence: MSTALKSRVAAAQRALREHELDGTTLLLAACFVPMLVFFLVVWVIPIVYALGMSLFTSPVRNPEFVGLGNYISLLGSGEFWGFLWNSIVYAVSTTALSLVIGLGLALVINQRIRGGDALRTLMIFPYLLPTLVVIFMWKFILDPNIGILNQFLVEAGLIDKPIAFFSTLEFAMPAVVITSVWKFASFAFFILLARLQAIDPDLYERARVEGATTWQAFRDITFPHLRGAILIILLVRGIWMFNKFDIIYLSTHGGPLKQTTTLPIRVYQIAFSEVNFGMATALAGIMFFLLAVVAVVYFRAFAPEKEVA